A single window of Vigna unguiculata cultivar IT97K-499-35 chromosome 1, ASM411807v1, whole genome shotgun sequence DNA harbors:
- the LOC114176286 gene encoding kinesin-like protein KIN-14L isoform X1, whose protein sequence is MEGGTIDKTRDFNMASRKAEEAACRRYKATQWLESLVGPLGISSQPTERELISCLKNGLILCNAINKIHPGAVPKVVVVDNQMTSQPLTWDSQPLPAYQYFVNLRNFLAAMEELNLPAFEASDLERDTLEMGSAAKVVDCILALKSFQELKQMNNQNGYNKYIKSPLPMRMHSRPAAAPPSDACRHLDLSTTMEKIPPSESNFSNREAEIVELLAKQLVDRMLDAKENIDGNIIASLRKEHLVEDPIKVFNQIMACCNGEQPPTRLREDFDKEQGLSLHSTSTQSDVLSAPDNSKRCQTCPGKCKCSQEHLLNMQEKELVDLKALKLKIKKEFEEMQSQFQGFFYDIGSQIQEMSTKAIGYHRVVEENRKLYNMVQDLKGNIRVYCRIRPSFRAESRNIVDFIGEDGSLFILDPSKTLRDGRKLFQFNRVFGPTAGQDEVYKDTQPLIRSVMDGYNVCIFAYGQTGSGKTHTMSGPSGGTFKDMGINYLALNDLFQMSNERNDIITYDIYVQMVEIYNEQVRDLLAEDKTDNKLEIRSCNDDGMSLPDAKLRPVKSTNDVMTLMKLGEVNRAVSSTAMNNRSSRSHSVLTVHVHGKDTSGSSIRSCLHLVDLAGSERVDKSEVTGERLKEAQFINKSLSCLGDVITALAQKNSHIPYRNSKLTLLLQDSLGGHAKTLMFAHVSPEADSFGETVSTLKFAQRVSTVELGAARLNKESSEVMQLKEQVENLKIALATKDAQRMFQRNREPHTPSEKTPLPSRRLSIENCSAIQTDKSVSREDRSGAKSPLLLPRSRRLSLEGPKTIKKDGLQYEPVSMQKYRPMQDVEAVSKLNGQFSSGNAKTPRSPTSISYQTRLIKLNDGMQVHPIKLPQTPEPSVRDGNDAHASKVMGSTNGKGSQIRRSLRTIGKLINGPDKRSQHVEVKSPMKGTSHRNHVKSPIRGTGYTNNVKSPISAVDKTNRRKSLTGIQAPLPSNSRRSSLGGKPVAAYDDKETNARTPPNPHSDTKTSKRWL, encoded by the exons atGGAGGGTGGTACGATAGATAAGACTCGTGATTTCAACATGGCTTCAAGAAAAGCTGAAGAAGCGG CTTGCAGACGCTATAAGGCAACTCAATGGCTAGAAAGCCTAGTGGGTCCTCTTGGTATATCGAGCCAGCCTACAGAGAGAGAACTCATTTCTTGCTTGAAAAATGGTTTGATTCTTTGCAATGCCATTAACAAGATTCATCCAGGAGCAGTGCCTAAA GTTGTGGTTGTGGATAATCAAATGACGTCACAACCACTTACCTGGGATTCTCAGCCATTGCCCGCCTATCAGTATTTCGTAAATTTACGCAACTTTCTTGCTGCAATGGAGGAATTAAATCTTCCGGCTTTTGAAGCTTCTGATCTTGAAAgg GATACACTAGAGATGGGATCGGCAGCCAAAGTGGTTGATTGCATTTTGGCACTTAAATCGTTTCAAGAGTTGAAGCAGATGAACAATCAGAATGGATACAACAAATACATAAAATCTCCTTTACCTATGAGAATGCATTCAAGACCTGCAGCTGCACCACCCTCTGATGCTTGTAGGCACTTGGATTTGTCTACCACAATGGAAAAGATTCCTCCCTCTGAGAGTAATTTTTCAAATCGAGAAG CAGAAATTGTGGAATTACTTGCCAAGCAACTAGTTGACCGTATGTTAGACGCCAAAGAAAATATTGATGGAAATATCATTGCTTCTCTCCGTAAAGAACACCTGGTAGAG GATCCAATAAAGGTTTTTAATCAGATAATGGCATGTTGTAATGGGGAACAACCACCTACAAGATTGCGTGAG GATTTTGATAAAGAACAGGGGTTATCACTTCATTCCACATCTACACAATCTGATGTTTTATCTGCTCCTGACAATTCTAAG CGTTGCCAAACTTGTCCCGGAAAATGCAAGTGCAGCCAGGAGCATCTCTTAAACATGCAGGAAAAAGAACTTGTG gATCTCAAGGctttgaagttgaaaattaagAAAGAGTTTGAAGAGATGCAGTCACAGTTTCAAGGATTTTTTTATGACATTG GAAGTCAAATACAGGAGATGTCAACTAAAGCTATTGGATATCACAGAGTAGTAGAAGAGAATAGGAAACTATACAATATGGTCCAAGATTTGAAAG GTAATATTCGAGTTTACTGCAGAATCAGGCCATCATTCCGGGCTGAATCAAGGaatattgttgattttattGGGGAAGATGGTTCTCTATTCATTTTAGATCCATCAAAAACACTCAGAGATGGAAGGAAACTTTTTCAGTTTAATCGTGTTTTTGGTCCAACGGCTGGCCAAG ATGAGGTTTACAAGGATACTCAACCATTGATTAGATCTGTGATGGATGGATACAATGTTTGTATTTTTGCTTATGGCCAAACTGGGTCTGGGAAGACTCACACCATG AGTGGTCCTTCAGGTGGAACATTTAAGGATATGGGAATCAATTATCTGGCTCTTAATGATCTGTTTCAAATGTCTAATGAAAGGAATGACATCATAACTTATGACATTTATGTTCAAATGGTTGAGATTTACAATGAACAAGTTAGAGATCTACTTGCAGAAGACAAAACTGACAACAA ATTAGAAATCCGGAGCTGCAATGACGATGGGATGAGCCTTCCAGATGCTAAATTGCGTCCTGTGAAGTCTACAAATGATGTTATGACCCTTATGAAACTTGGTGAGGTTAATCGCGCTGTCAGTTCGACTGCAATGAACAACAGGAGTAGTCGTTCCCACAG TGTACTTACTGTGCATGTTCATGGCAAAGATACATCCGGGAGCTCCATTCGCAGTTGCTTGCACTTGGTAGACCTAGCTGGAAGTGAACGAGTAGACAAGTCTGAAGTTACAGGGGAAAGACTAAAGGAAGCACAATTTATTAACAAATCTCTTTCTTGTTTGGGAGATGTGATCACAGCCCTGGCTCAAAAGAATTCTCACATACCTTACAGGAACAGCAAACTCACTCTTCTTTTGCAAGACTCCTTAG GTGGACATGCAAAAACATTGATGTTTGCTCACGTGAGTCCGGAAGCAGATTCCTTTGGTGAAacagtgagtactttaaagttTGCTCAGAGGGTTTCCACTGTGGAACTTGGGGCAGCCCGTTTGAACAAAGAAAGCAGTGAGGTTATGCAACTTAAAGAACAG GTTGAGAACCTTAAGATTGCATTGGCAACCAAGGATGCTCAGAGAATGTTCCAAAGAAATAGAGAGCCGCACACTCCATCAGAGAAAACTCCATTGCCCTCTCGGAGACTTAGCATTGAGAACTGCAGCGCCATACAGACCGATAAATCTGTGAGTAGAGAGGATAGAAGTGGAGCTAAATCACCACTTTTGTTACCTCGTTCCAGAAGATTAAGTTTGGAAGGTCCAAAAACTATCAAGAAAGATGGTCTACAGTATGAGCCAGTATCAATGCAGAAATATCGCCCAATGCAAGATGTAGAGGCCGTGTCAAAACTAAATGGCCAGTTCAGCAGTGGCAATGCCAAAACCCCTCGAAGTCCTACAAGCATTTCCTATCAAACGagattgataaaattaaatgatggCATGCAAGTTCATCCTATTAAACTGCCTCAAACACCTGAACCATCCGTTCGGGATGGAAATGATGCACATGCCTCTAAGGTGATGGGTAGCACAAATGGCAAAGGATCCCAAATAAGAAGATCCTTGAGAACAATTGGGAAACTGATCAATGGCCCTGATAAGAG GAGCCAACATGTTGAAGTGAAGTCACCCATGAAGGGTACTAGCCATAGAAATCATGTAAAATCACCCATCAGGGGCACTGGCTATACGAATAATGTAAAATCACCAATTTCAGCTGTTGACAAAACGAATAGGAGAAAATCTCTAACTGGGATTCAAGCACCACTGCCAAGCAACTCACGTAGATCTTCACTTGGAGGAAAGCCAGTAGCAGCAT ATGATGACAAGGAGACAAATGCTAGAACTCCTCCAAATCCTCATTCAGACACCAAGACTTCAAAACGGTGGCTGTAA
- the LOC114176286 gene encoding kinesin-like protein KIN-14L isoform X2 — translation MEGGTIDKTRDFNMASRKAEEAACRRYKATQWLESLVGPLGISSQPTERELISCLKNGLILCNAINKIHPGAVPKVVVVDNQMTSQPLTWDSQPLPAYQYFVNLRNFLAAMEELNLPAFEASDLERDTLEMGSAAKVVDCILALKSFQELKQMNNQNGYNKYIKSPLPMRMHSRPAAAPPSDACRHLDLSTTMEKIPPSESNFSNREEIVELLAKQLVDRMLDAKENIDGNIIASLRKEHLVEDPIKVFNQIMACCNGEQPPTRLREDFDKEQGLSLHSTSTQSDVLSAPDNSKRCQTCPGKCKCSQEHLLNMQEKELVDLKALKLKIKKEFEEMQSQFQGFFYDIGSQIQEMSTKAIGYHRVVEENRKLYNMVQDLKGNIRVYCRIRPSFRAESRNIVDFIGEDGSLFILDPSKTLRDGRKLFQFNRVFGPTAGQDEVYKDTQPLIRSVMDGYNVCIFAYGQTGSGKTHTMSGPSGGTFKDMGINYLALNDLFQMSNERNDIITYDIYVQMVEIYNEQVRDLLAEDKTDNKLEIRSCNDDGMSLPDAKLRPVKSTNDVMTLMKLGEVNRAVSSTAMNNRSSRSHSVLTVHVHGKDTSGSSIRSCLHLVDLAGSERVDKSEVTGERLKEAQFINKSLSCLGDVITALAQKNSHIPYRNSKLTLLLQDSLGGHAKTLMFAHVSPEADSFGETVSTLKFAQRVSTVELGAARLNKESSEVMQLKEQVENLKIALATKDAQRMFQRNREPHTPSEKTPLPSRRLSIENCSAIQTDKSVSREDRSGAKSPLLLPRSRRLSLEGPKTIKKDGLQYEPVSMQKYRPMQDVEAVSKLNGQFSSGNAKTPRSPTSISYQTRLIKLNDGMQVHPIKLPQTPEPSVRDGNDAHASKVMGSTNGKGSQIRRSLRTIGKLINGPDKRSQHVEVKSPMKGTSHRNHVKSPIRGTGYTNNVKSPISAVDKTNRRKSLTGIQAPLPSNSRRSSLGGKPVAAYDDKETNARTPPNPHSDTKTSKRWL, via the exons atGGAGGGTGGTACGATAGATAAGACTCGTGATTTCAACATGGCTTCAAGAAAAGCTGAAGAAGCGG CTTGCAGACGCTATAAGGCAACTCAATGGCTAGAAAGCCTAGTGGGTCCTCTTGGTATATCGAGCCAGCCTACAGAGAGAGAACTCATTTCTTGCTTGAAAAATGGTTTGATTCTTTGCAATGCCATTAACAAGATTCATCCAGGAGCAGTGCCTAAA GTTGTGGTTGTGGATAATCAAATGACGTCACAACCACTTACCTGGGATTCTCAGCCATTGCCCGCCTATCAGTATTTCGTAAATTTACGCAACTTTCTTGCTGCAATGGAGGAATTAAATCTTCCGGCTTTTGAAGCTTCTGATCTTGAAAgg GATACACTAGAGATGGGATCGGCAGCCAAAGTGGTTGATTGCATTTTGGCACTTAAATCGTTTCAAGAGTTGAAGCAGATGAACAATCAGAATGGATACAACAAATACATAAAATCTCCTTTACCTATGAGAATGCATTCAAGACCTGCAGCTGCACCACCCTCTGATGCTTGTAGGCACTTGGATTTGTCTACCACAATGGAAAAGATTCCTCCCTCTGAGAGTAATTTTTCAAATCGAGAAG AAATTGTGGAATTACTTGCCAAGCAACTAGTTGACCGTATGTTAGACGCCAAAGAAAATATTGATGGAAATATCATTGCTTCTCTCCGTAAAGAACACCTGGTAGAG GATCCAATAAAGGTTTTTAATCAGATAATGGCATGTTGTAATGGGGAACAACCACCTACAAGATTGCGTGAG GATTTTGATAAAGAACAGGGGTTATCACTTCATTCCACATCTACACAATCTGATGTTTTATCTGCTCCTGACAATTCTAAG CGTTGCCAAACTTGTCCCGGAAAATGCAAGTGCAGCCAGGAGCATCTCTTAAACATGCAGGAAAAAGAACTTGTG gATCTCAAGGctttgaagttgaaaattaagAAAGAGTTTGAAGAGATGCAGTCACAGTTTCAAGGATTTTTTTATGACATTG GAAGTCAAATACAGGAGATGTCAACTAAAGCTATTGGATATCACAGAGTAGTAGAAGAGAATAGGAAACTATACAATATGGTCCAAGATTTGAAAG GTAATATTCGAGTTTACTGCAGAATCAGGCCATCATTCCGGGCTGAATCAAGGaatattgttgattttattGGGGAAGATGGTTCTCTATTCATTTTAGATCCATCAAAAACACTCAGAGATGGAAGGAAACTTTTTCAGTTTAATCGTGTTTTTGGTCCAACGGCTGGCCAAG ATGAGGTTTACAAGGATACTCAACCATTGATTAGATCTGTGATGGATGGATACAATGTTTGTATTTTTGCTTATGGCCAAACTGGGTCTGGGAAGACTCACACCATG AGTGGTCCTTCAGGTGGAACATTTAAGGATATGGGAATCAATTATCTGGCTCTTAATGATCTGTTTCAAATGTCTAATGAAAGGAATGACATCATAACTTATGACATTTATGTTCAAATGGTTGAGATTTACAATGAACAAGTTAGAGATCTACTTGCAGAAGACAAAACTGACAACAA ATTAGAAATCCGGAGCTGCAATGACGATGGGATGAGCCTTCCAGATGCTAAATTGCGTCCTGTGAAGTCTACAAATGATGTTATGACCCTTATGAAACTTGGTGAGGTTAATCGCGCTGTCAGTTCGACTGCAATGAACAACAGGAGTAGTCGTTCCCACAG TGTACTTACTGTGCATGTTCATGGCAAAGATACATCCGGGAGCTCCATTCGCAGTTGCTTGCACTTGGTAGACCTAGCTGGAAGTGAACGAGTAGACAAGTCTGAAGTTACAGGGGAAAGACTAAAGGAAGCACAATTTATTAACAAATCTCTTTCTTGTTTGGGAGATGTGATCACAGCCCTGGCTCAAAAGAATTCTCACATACCTTACAGGAACAGCAAACTCACTCTTCTTTTGCAAGACTCCTTAG GTGGACATGCAAAAACATTGATGTTTGCTCACGTGAGTCCGGAAGCAGATTCCTTTGGTGAAacagtgagtactttaaagttTGCTCAGAGGGTTTCCACTGTGGAACTTGGGGCAGCCCGTTTGAACAAAGAAAGCAGTGAGGTTATGCAACTTAAAGAACAG GTTGAGAACCTTAAGATTGCATTGGCAACCAAGGATGCTCAGAGAATGTTCCAAAGAAATAGAGAGCCGCACACTCCATCAGAGAAAACTCCATTGCCCTCTCGGAGACTTAGCATTGAGAACTGCAGCGCCATACAGACCGATAAATCTGTGAGTAGAGAGGATAGAAGTGGAGCTAAATCACCACTTTTGTTACCTCGTTCCAGAAGATTAAGTTTGGAAGGTCCAAAAACTATCAAGAAAGATGGTCTACAGTATGAGCCAGTATCAATGCAGAAATATCGCCCAATGCAAGATGTAGAGGCCGTGTCAAAACTAAATGGCCAGTTCAGCAGTGGCAATGCCAAAACCCCTCGAAGTCCTACAAGCATTTCCTATCAAACGagattgataaaattaaatgatggCATGCAAGTTCATCCTATTAAACTGCCTCAAACACCTGAACCATCCGTTCGGGATGGAAATGATGCACATGCCTCTAAGGTGATGGGTAGCACAAATGGCAAAGGATCCCAAATAAGAAGATCCTTGAGAACAATTGGGAAACTGATCAATGGCCCTGATAAGAG GAGCCAACATGTTGAAGTGAAGTCACCCATGAAGGGTACTAGCCATAGAAATCATGTAAAATCACCCATCAGGGGCACTGGCTATACGAATAATGTAAAATCACCAATTTCAGCTGTTGACAAAACGAATAGGAGAAAATCTCTAACTGGGATTCAAGCACCACTGCCAAGCAACTCACGTAGATCTTCACTTGGAGGAAAGCCAGTAGCAGCAT ATGATGACAAGGAGACAAATGCTAGAACTCCTCCAAATCCTCATTCAGACACCAAGACTTCAAAACGGTGGCTGTAA